Within Candidatus Eisenbacteria bacterium, the genomic segment CCTGGGCGGCCATCCCGAGCTCGGGACGGGCGACTCGCTCCTGTTCGAGCTGGGGGGCGGCGCGACGGAGTGGGCCCTGATGCGGAACGGCGAGGTCATCGGATCGGTCACGCACGACTTCGGCACCGTGCGCATGCGCGAGCTCCTGCGCTCCGGCGAGAGCGATCGCCGCGCGCGCACGCGTCTCATCCAGCACAACGTGCGCGACATGATGAACGCCGTGCGCCGCGCGCTCCCGTTCCAGAAGATCACGCATCTGATCGCGGTGGGCGGCGAGGCCCGGTTCGCGGCGCGCGCCCTCTCGAAGGACGGCGCGCCGGGGAACGGAGGGGGCGCGGCTCCCGATCCGGTCGCGGCCGTCGCCGCGAAGGACCTGCGCAAGCTGGCCGATCAGATCCTCACGATGACCCCGGACGAGGCGGGGGCCGCCTACGGCGTGCCCGCGAACGAGGCCGAATCGATCGCCCCCGCGCTTCTCGCCTACGCCGAGCTGATCCGGCTGAGCCAGGCCGAGGCGCTCCTGGTGGCGCGCGTGAACATGCGCGACGGCCTCGTGCTCCAGATGGCGCAGTCGATCCGGGGTGGGTCCTCGGTCTTCTTCCCGGAGCAGACGATCGCGGCCGCGCTGAGCCTGGCGAGGAAGTACCAGGCCGACGAGCTGCACGGGGTGCACACG encodes:
- a CDS encoding HD domain-containing protein translates to LGGHPELGTGDSLLFELGGGATEWALMRNGEVIGSVTHDFGTVRMRELLRSGESDRRARTRLIQHNVRDMMNAVRRALPFQKITHLIAVGGEARFAARALSKDGAPGNGGGAAPDPVAAVAAKDLRKLADQILTMTPDEAGAAYGVPANEAESIAPALLAYAELIRLSQAEALLVARVNMRDGLVLQMAQSIRGGSSVFFPEQTIAAALSLARKYQADELHGVHTAALARQIFEATRSQHRMGDRERLLLEVASIVHDIGGFVAARGHHRHAYYLLTHSEIFGLSLMDMEIVANVARYHRRAGPQSDHPAYAALPRASRVTVNRLSAILRVADALDKGHNQRVRNAKVVVSGDELRIEAEGAEDLALERLALDQKAGLFEEVFGLRPVMAEPASSGA